A window of Microbacterium sp. Root61 genomic DNA:
GACAGCACGCGGCTGATGCTGGAGCGGATCACCCGGCTCCCGGTCGACGACGCCACGGCGGCCACCGTCGTGGAGCGCACCGAGGGCTGGGCCGCCGGCGTGCAGATGACCGGGCTGACGCTCAGGTTCCGCGACGACCCGGGGGAGATGTGGGAGGCGCTCGCCGAGAGCGATCGCCTGGCCGTCGACTACCTGAGCGAGGAGGTGCTCGACGCGCAGAGCGGGATGCGGCGGCGCGCGCTGCTGGATCTCTCGGTGCTCGACGAGATCAGTCCTCCGCTGGCGGAGGCGGTCGCGGGAGTCGCCGACGGCGATGCGTTCCTGCGTGAACTGCGCGACGAGTCGATGTTCGTCGTGGCGCTGGAGGGCCGACCCGGTCACTACCGGTTCCACCATCTGTTCCGCGACCTGCTGCGGTACCGCCTGCGGGCGGCCGATCCGAAAGCGGAATCCGCGCTGCTGGAGACGGCGGCGCAGTGGTACCTCGCCCAGGGCAACGTCGGCGCGGCGATCGAGTGCCTGCTGCGCGGACACTGCTGGGACCAGGCACTGGACATGATCCTCGCGCGCGGCCGCGAGGTCTACGAGCGCGGCGAATCGGCGACGGGCGCGCGCTGGCTGGCGCGGGTGCCCGCCACCGTCCGCGCCCAGCGCGTCGAGGCCGAGCTGCTCTACGCGATCCTGGAGGGCATGTCCGGCCGGGCCGCCCTGGCGGAGGACCTGCTGCGGGCGATCATCGCGCTTCCCGATGTGCCACCCGGGGTCGCGCTCGTCGCCCGGTCGTTCGTCTCGACCGGCGTCCAATTCCTGCCGCACCCCGAGGTGTACATGCAGGACGGGATGCTGGCGCTGGAGATGGCCGCGCAGTCGCCCACCGTCATCCCGCCCGATCTGATGCATCTCACCGACGTCGCGCTGCTGCAGGTGCTCGTGCGGGTCGCGGTCGCCCGTGCGCACCTCATGCTCGGCGACACGACCGCCGCCGTCCAGCTTCTGGAGAGCACGCTGGCCACCGAGGGTGGTCGATACGGCGCGTACCGGATCCACGGCCTCGGCAGCCTCGCCCTCGCACATGCCTGGGCGGGGAGGCTGACCCTGGCGACGGAACTGGCCGATGAGGCACTCGATCTCGCCCGCGAGCTGGATCTGCTGACACACCCTGGCCCGGCTGATGCCTACCTCGCGCGCGCGCTGGTGGCCATCCTCCGCGGCGAACCCGAGGCAGGTGCCTTCGCTGTGCACGAAGGGTATGTTCGGGCCTCCGCGAACTCGAGGACGCAGCTGATGTGGATCGCGCATGCGGAGTCGCTGGTGGTGGATCCGGACGGGTCCGACCCGGCCAAGGTGCCGCCGCCCGGGACGCCGCCGCCGATCGTGCAGGACGCCCTGCGCGCGCTCGCGCGTCGGAAGCAGCGCGTGGCGGGCAACGCCAGCATCGGAGTGGTCGCTGCGGCGACACCTGGCGCTTGGTCGCCGATGGCGTTCGAGGACATCGCTGCCCTGCTGAGCAAGGGGGATGCGGCGCGCGCGCGGGATCGGCTGGACATGGCGGATGCCGCGGATCCGGCGACGCCCGCATCGACCGTGGAACGCGGCATCCTGCGTGCCTGGCTCGCCGCGGTCGAGGAGCGTCCGTCAGAAGCGCGGGAGTACATCGTCGCCGCCCTGGATGCGGCGGAGGCGGAACAGCTCGTGCATCCGTTCCTCCGAGCCGGGGCAGAAGCGCTCGATCTCGTCGCGCGGCTTCCCGGCACCCCGTCCGGATTCCGGCGCGTCGTGCTCGATCGCTCCGCGACACTGCAGCATGTCGATGCGCCGCAGCTCATCGAGCCCCTCACCGGCCGTGAGATGGAATTGCTGGCGTACCTGCCGAGCCGGCTGACCAACGCCGAGCTCGCAGCGCGCTGCTTCGTATCCGTGAACACGGTCAAGACCCACATGGCGCACATCTATCGAAAGCTGGACGCGAGCGGGAGGGATGCCGCGATCGCCCGCGCCCGCGAACTCGGACTGCTGGACGCCAGGGATATCGCCCACATCGGGTGACCCGCCGCACGCGTGTCCGCAATACAGTGCGGCGCATGAGCGACACATCCGACGACTCCCCGCCCGACCCTGCCGGCACGGAACAGGCGACGGTCGCGGCCGCGCCGGAAGAACCTGCGTCCGCCGAACCGAGGCCCCGCCTGGGCATCCTCGCGGCCATCGAACGCCCGCTCGCGATCGCGTTCGTCGGCACCCTGGGCGTGCTCGCCGCGCTGCTGATCGGGTCGGCGATCGGCTCGATCACCTCGATCCTCGTCTACATCGTGCTGGCGCTGTTCGTCGCGCTGGGGCTGGACCCGATCGTGCAGGTGCTGCAGCGCCGCGGCCTCAAGCGCGGAGCGGGGATCGGCATCGTCTTCGGTGTCTTCGCGCTGCTCGTGGCGTGCTTCCTGATCTTCGTGCTGCCCCCCGTGCTCGCCCAGGTCGGGCAGTTCATCGCGTCGATCCCGCAAGCCATCTCCGACACCGTGCAGAGCGCCTGGTTCCTCGCCCTCCCCGCCGACTTCCAGGCCGCTGTCACCTCGGCCCTCGACCAGGCCTCGCACGCCCTCGGCAACCCGCAGGCGATCGCCGCCATCAGCGGTGGCGTGCTCGCCGTCGGGATCGGAGTGGCCAGCGCCATCTCCGCCGGGTTCATCATCGTCGCCCTCACCCTGTACTTCCTGGCCTCGCTCACCGGCATGAAGGAGGCCCTCTACTCGCTCGCGCCGGCTCGCGCCCGTCCGCAGCTGGCCCACCTCACCGAACGGGTCACCAAGTCGGTCGGCAGCTCTCTTCTCGGTTCCGTCATCCTCTCGGCGATCAACGCCGCGATCGTGTTCCTGCTGCACTTGTTCATCGGACTTCCCTTCCCCGCGCTGATGGCGGTCATCGCCTTCGTCATCACCCTGATCCCGCTGTTCGGCTCGGTCATCTTCTTGTTCATCGGCTCGATCGTCGCGCTGTTCACCAGCCCGACGCAGGCGCTGATCTTCGCGGTCTGCTACCTCATCTACATCCAGCTCGAGTCCTACGTCGTCAGCCCGCGCGTCATGAATCGCGCGATCGCGATCCCGGCGGCGCTCGTGCTCATCGGAGCAATGATCGGCGGCGCTCTGATGGGCATCATGGGAGTGCTCGTGGCCCTCCCGGTGATGGCGTCGATCCTTCTCATCATCCGCGAGGTGATCGTGCCGAAGCAGGATCTGAAGGTCTGAGGCGCACGCGACGAGGCTCCCGTGAAGGAGGGAAGCAGCTGCATGCAGCTGCATCTTTCCGCTTACGGCGTACACAAAGGGGTAGGAGCGTGTCCGGGGTTCGTCGTACCCTGTTCAAGCTCCATCGGACGCCGGGACCGGGCATCCGATCCTCGTTGAGCGCCAAAATCACACAACCTCGGAGACCCCGTGCTCGGAAAACTCCTCATCCGCTATCTCAAGGAGTATCGCTGGCTGCTGCTCGGCGTACTCGTCTTCCAATTCGCGTCCGCGATGGCATCGCTGTATCTGCCGCGCCTGAACGCGAACATCATCGACCAGGGCGTGGCCCAGGGTGACACCGCCTACATCTGGTCGACGGGCATCCTCATGCTGGTGATCTCGCTGGGTCAGATCACCGCGTCGATCATCGCCACCTACTTCGCCGCCCGCGCCGCCATGGCCGCCGGCCGCGACATCCGTCGTGACGTCTACGAGAAGGTCAGCGGGTTCTCGGAGCGCGAGGTCTCGCAGTTCGGCCCGGGCTCGCTCATCACCCGCAACACGAACGACGTGCAGCAGGTGCAGATGCTGGCCATGATGGGCGCCACCATGCTCGTCACGGCTCCGCTGCTCGCGATCGGCGGCGTGATCATGGCGCTCCAGCAGGATGTCGGACTCAGCTGGCTCATCGCCGTGTCCGTCCCCGTGCTGCTCGTGCTCGTCGCGTTGATCATCAGCCGCATGGTGCCGCTGTTCCGCAGCTTCCAGACGAAGCTCGACGCGGTCAACCGCATCATGCGCGAGCAGCTCACGGGTGTTCGTGTCGTGCGGGCCTTCGTGCGCGAAGACATCGAGGAGGAGCGCTTCCGCGGAGCCAACACCGACATCATGGTCGTCGGGCGCAAGGTCGGATCGCTCTTCGTGCTCATGTTCCCGCTCGCGATGCTGGTGCTGAACGTGACCGTCGTCGGCGTGATCTGGTTCGGCGGAATCCAGGTGGATGCCGGCAATGTCGAGATCGGCACGCTCTTCGCGTTCATGCAGTACGTCG
This region includes:
- a CDS encoding LuxR C-terminal-related transcriptional regulator, which encodes MPISRAVPPHAVDRPALRSRLDIGIEAPLTLLVAPAGSGKTVLLTQWVASLRDVRVAWFEMTGADDDAVRFARRFVEGLAELDPCLADLGAALGNAGGGLGEPMLESLAAAFAEVGQTVVVVFDDLHHLANTEIVSDLWRLVDLLPPHVHFVFSSRVDLKLGWSRHRLQHGLVEIRQAQLAFDADSTRLMLERITRLPVDDATAATVVERTEGWAAGVQMTGLTLRFRDDPGEMWEALAESDRLAVDYLSEEVLDAQSGMRRRALLDLSVLDEISPPLAEAVAGVADGDAFLRELRDESMFVVALEGRPGHYRFHHLFRDLLRYRLRAADPKAESALLETAAQWYLAQGNVGAAIECLLRGHCWDQALDMILARGREVYERGESATGARWLARVPATVRAQRVEAELLYAILEGMSGRAALAEDLLRAIIALPDVPPGVALVARSFVSTGVQFLPHPEVYMQDGMLALEMAAQSPTVIPPDLMHLTDVALLQVLVRVAVARAHLMLGDTTAAVQLLESTLATEGGRYGAYRIHGLGSLALAHAWAGRLTLATELADEALDLARELDLLTHPGPADAYLARALVAILRGEPEAGAFAVHEGYVRASANSRTQLMWIAHAESLVVDPDGSDPAKVPPPGTPPPIVQDALRALARRKQRVAGNASIGVVAAATPGAWSPMAFEDIAALLSKGDAARARDRLDMADAADPATPASTVERGILRAWLAAVEERPSEAREYIVAALDAAEAEQLVHPFLRAGAEALDLVARLPGTPSGFRRVVLDRSATLQHVDAPQLIEPLTGREMELLAYLPSRLTNAELAARCFVSVNTVKTHMAHIYRKLDASGRDAAIARARELGLLDARDIAHIG
- a CDS encoding AI-2E family transporter; this encodes MSDTSDDSPPDPAGTEQATVAAAPEEPASAEPRPRLGILAAIERPLAIAFVGTLGVLAALLIGSAIGSITSILVYIVLALFVALGLDPIVQVLQRRGLKRGAGIGIVFGVFALLVACFLIFVLPPVLAQVGQFIASIPQAISDTVQSAWFLALPADFQAAVTSALDQASHALGNPQAIAAISGGVLAVGIGVASAISAGFIIVALTLYFLASLTGMKEALYSLAPARARPQLAHLTERVTKSVGSSLLGSVILSAINAAIVFLLHLFIGLPFPALMAVIAFVITLIPLFGSVIFLFIGSIVALFTSPTQALIFAVCYLIYIQLESYVVSPRVMNRAIAIPAALVLIGAMIGGALMGIMGVLVALPVMASILLIIREVIVPKQDLKV